From Candidatus Methylomirabilota bacterium:
GATGCTGGAGGTGCTCGAGCGGGTGGCCGCCGACGTCCGGCCGCGGGTATCATAGCGGGCGGGATGGATCGCGGCCTCCGCCACCTCGCCCTCAGGACCCGGGACCTCCGGCGCACCGAGCGCTTCTACCGCGACGTGCTGGGTCTCGCGCGGGCCTTCGACCACCCCGGGATGCTCTTTCTCGAGACGCCGGGGGGCCGCGATCTCCTGAACTTCGTCGGGACGCGACGGCGGTTCGACCCGGCGGCCGGCGGGCTCGACCACTTCGGCCTCCACATCCCGCCCGCCCGGTGGCGGGAGGTCCGCGAGCGCGTGAAGCGCGCCGGCGTCAGGATCCGCGGCCGGCGCGGGCGGACCGCGATCTACATCGCCGACCCGAACGGCTACACCGTCGAGCTCTACTGCGACTGACCGGTTCACGCTGGGGAGGACGCCACGATGGTCAAGCGCGGGTTCCAGGTATTGAACTCGGGACCGCTCGCGACCCGCGAGCCCGTGCTCGAGGCGGCGCGCCGCGCCGAGGCGCTCGGCTACGACGCGCTCGTCGTCACCGACCACATCGTGATCCCGCGGCGGATCGAGTCGCGGTACCCCTACAACGCCACGGGGCGCATCGCCGTGCCGCCGGACGCGGACTACCTGGAGCCGCTCTCGATGCTCTGCTTCCTCGCGGGGGCGACGGCGCGGATCCGCTTCGGGCCCTCCGTGCTCGTCGCGCCCTACCGGAACCCGGTGCTGACGGCGAAGATGCTCGCGACGGCGGACGTGCTGTCGGGCGGGCGGCTCTTCGTCGGCGTCGGCGTCGGCTGGATGCGCGAGGAGTTCGAGGTCATGGGCGCGCCGCCGTTCGAGGCGCGCGGCGCCGTCACCGACGAGTGGCTCCAGCTCTTCGTCAAGCTGTGGACCGAGGACGCCCCGGTGTTCGAGGGGAAGTATTATCGCGTGCGCGACATCGGCTGCTTCCCCAAGCCCGTCCAGAAGCCGCACCCGCCGATCTTCGTCGGCGGCAACAGCCGGCCGGCGATCCGCCGCGCCGCGCGCTACGGCCAGAGCTGGCACGCGTTCCGGGTCCCCGCCGGCGAGCTCCCCGCGCACCTCGCGTACCTCGGCGAGCAGGTGAAGGCGAACGGCCGGCCGCCGGGGGCGTGCGGGCTCAGCGTGCGCTACGGCGTCCGCGTCGTCGGCGCCGGCGGCGACGCCGCGCGGCGACCCCCCGAGGAGCCCGGGCGCGTCTTCGTCGGCACGGCCGCGCAGGTCGTCGAGCAGCTCAAGCCGGTCGTCGCCCTCGGCCCGACGCACGCGATCTTCGACTGCCGGACGGGCTCCCGGGCCGAGGTGCTCGAGACGATGGAGCGCCTGGCCGACGAGGTCTGGCCCAAGCTCGGCTGAGCCGGTGAGGCGCCTGGCCCGCGCGCTCCGCCTGCGGTGTCCCCACTGCGGCGGGGACAGGCTCATGCAGTCCTGGTTCGTGCTCCGCGAGCGCTGCGCTGCGTGCGGCCTCCGCTTCTAGCGCGGCGAGGATCAGGACTACCGGCTCGGCGCCTACCTCCTGAACTTCATCGTGACCGAGGTGGTCTTCGCGGTGCTTCTCCTTCTGGCGCTCGTCGCGACCTGGCCGCGGCCGCCGTGGAACCTCATCCTCTGGGGCGGCGCGGCGCAGATGATCCTCACGCCGATCGCCTTCTACCCGTTCGCCAAAGCGCTCTGGCTCGCGGCCGACCTCGCCTTTCGCCCGCCAAGGCCGGACGACTTCGCCCCCGACCGCGCCGCGGGCTAGCCGCGCTGGACGAGCCAGATCCCGAGGGCGACGACCGCCGCGCCCAGGAAGTCGCGCGCGTGGAGCGCCTCGCCGAGGAGCAGCGCGCCGAGGAAGATCCCGAAGATCGGGTTCAGGAAGAAGTAGGCGCTCGCGCGCGTCGCGTCGCCGTGCGTGAGGAGCCAGAACCAGATGAGCATGCCGATCCAGGAGACGCCGACGATCAGGTAGGCCTGCGCGCCGAGGAACGACGCGGTGAGCTGCACCGCGCGCAGGTCCTCCCAGGCGAGCACGGGCACGGCGAG
This genomic window contains:
- a CDS encoding TIGR03619 family F420-dependent LLM class oxidoreductase translates to MVKRGFQVLNSGPLATREPVLEAARRAEALGYDALVVTDHIVIPRRIESRYPYNATGRIAVPPDADYLEPLSMLCFLAGATARIRFGPSVLVAPYRNPVLTAKMLATADVLSGGRLFVGVGVGWMREEFEVMGAPPFEARGAVTDEWLQLFVKLWTEDAPVFEGKYYRVRDIGCFPKPVQKPHPPIFVGGNSRPAIRRAARYGQSWHAFRVPAGELPAHLAYLGEQVKANGRPPGACGLSVRYGVRVVGAGGDAARRPPEEPGRVFVGTAAQVVEQLKPVVALGPTHAIFDCRTGSRAEVLETMERLADEVWPKLG
- a CDS encoding VOC family protein is translated as MDRGLRHLALRTRDLRRTERFYRDVLGLARAFDHPGMLFLETPGGRDLLNFVGTRRRFDPAAGGLDHFGLHIPPARWREVRERVKRAGVRIRGRRGRTAIYIADPNGYTVELYCD